The Candidatus Delongbacteria bacterium genome contains a region encoding:
- the alaS gene encoding alanine--tRNA ligase: MIGSAQIRRDFLRFFEERAHQVVPSSPVVPKDDPTLLFANAGMNQFKDVFLGQGERAYPRAASTQKCLRVSGKHNDLEEVGRDTYHHTLFEMLGNWSFGDYYKREAIRWAWELLTGVWGLPKDKLYVTVFAGDEHVPFDAEADEMWRTETDIQPDHILRFGHKDNFWEMGESGPCGPCTEIHIDRGEAFGEQSESCFVNTGHARYIELWNLVFIQYNREPDGTLVPLPKRHVDTGAGFERLCAVLQGVASNYDTDVFQPLIQAVARLSGVPYSEAGGTPHRVIADHLRALAFAVADGATPSNEGRGYVLRRILRRAARFGRELGLREPFLGPLCRDLAESSLGEAFPELRGKLGHIQHVLTLEEESFGRTLDRGLERFAQLHATLVKAGQAVIPGDEAFRLYDTYGFPLDLTQQMAAEQGLSVDEEGFTREMERQREASRGARKQTAYKERAPWNVLSSDSSVFLGYDLLETMTRVLRWRAGEEGELELVLEKTPFYAESGGQTGDRGLIEGEAWSLVVGETRLEEELRVHVGQVRGTFNPTDLVSARVEPDLRRATERNHSATHLLQAALRQVLGGHVNQEGSLVEPGRLRFDFSHPARLEESELERVEKLVFEQILRDEPVSCRETSHERALAEGVTALFGEKYGDVVRVVRMGEFSAELCGGTHVARTGQIGAFSILSEGSVAAGIRRIEAVTGLQAQQLMQQQRRTLDSLRDLLGARGSDELEALEKTLSEKKDLQRELRRLKEQLALNNLREQLAAAESPAGIRLLAVRDDEAEFELLKGRAELLQGKETGFAALLVSGFDNKVSFAISLSAEAVQQGWNANALVKELAPLVDGKGGGRPNLATGGGKNVAGIDGMIQAWKRRR, encoded by the coding sequence ATGATTGGCTCGGCCCAGATCCGCCGCGACTTCCTGCGCTTCTTCGAGGAGCGCGCCCACCAGGTGGTGCCCAGCTCGCCCGTGGTGCCCAAGGACGATCCCACCCTGTTGTTCGCCAACGCAGGCATGAACCAGTTCAAAGACGTCTTCCTGGGCCAGGGCGAGCGCGCCTACCCGCGGGCGGCCTCCACCCAGAAGTGCCTGCGCGTCTCGGGCAAGCACAACGACTTGGAAGAGGTGGGCCGGGACACCTATCACCACACCCTGTTCGAGATGCTGGGCAACTGGTCCTTCGGCGACTACTACAAGCGCGAGGCCATCCGCTGGGCCTGGGAGCTGCTGACCGGGGTCTGGGGCCTGCCCAAGGACAAGCTCTACGTCACGGTCTTCGCCGGCGACGAACACGTGCCCTTCGACGCGGAAGCCGACGAGATGTGGCGGACCGAGACCGACATCCAGCCCGACCACATCCTGCGCTTCGGGCACAAGGACAACTTCTGGGAGATGGGCGAGAGCGGCCCCTGCGGCCCCTGCACGGAGATCCACATCGACCGGGGCGAGGCCTTCGGCGAGCAGAGCGAGAGTTGCTTCGTCAACACGGGCCACGCGCGCTACATCGAGCTCTGGAACCTGGTCTTCATCCAGTACAACCGCGAGCCCGACGGCACGCTGGTCCCGCTGCCCAAGCGCCACGTGGACACGGGCGCGGGCTTCGAACGCCTCTGCGCCGTGCTCCAGGGCGTGGCCTCCAACTACGACACCGACGTCTTCCAGCCGCTGATCCAGGCCGTGGCCCGCTTGTCCGGCGTGCCCTACAGCGAGGCCGGCGGCACGCCCCACCGGGTGATCGCCGACCACCTGCGCGCGCTGGCCTTCGCCGTGGCCGACGGCGCCACGCCCTCCAACGAGGGGCGCGGCTACGTCCTGCGCCGCATCCTGCGCCGGGCCGCGCGCTTCGGCCGCGAGCTGGGCCTGCGCGAACCCTTCCTGGGCCCGCTCTGCCGGGACCTGGCCGAGTCCTCCCTGGGCGAGGCCTTTCCCGAGCTGCGCGGCAAGCTGGGCCACATCCAGCACGTGCTGACCCTCGAGGAGGAGAGCTTCGGCCGCACCCTGGACCGCGGGCTGGAGCGCTTCGCCCAGCTGCACGCCACTCTGGTCAAGGCCGGCCAGGCCGTGATCCCGGGCGACGAGGCCTTCCGCCTCTACGATACCTACGGCTTCCCGCTGGATCTGACCCAGCAGATGGCCGCCGAGCAGGGGCTGAGCGTGGACGAGGAGGGCTTCACGCGCGAGATGGAGCGCCAGCGCGAGGCCAGCCGCGGCGCGCGCAAACAGACCGCCTACAAGGAGCGCGCGCCCTGGAACGTGCTCTCCTCGGATTCCAGCGTCTTCCTGGGGTACGACCTGCTGGAGACCATGACCCGCGTGCTGCGCTGGCGCGCGGGGGAGGAGGGCGAGCTCGAGCTGGTGCTGGAGAAGACGCCCTTCTACGCCGAGTCCGGCGGCCAGACGGGCGACCGCGGCCTGATCGAGGGCGAGGCCTGGAGCCTGGTGGTGGGCGAGACCCGCCTGGAGGAGGAGCTGCGCGTCCACGTGGGCCAAGTGCGCGGCACCTTCAACCCGACGGACCTGGTGAGCGCGCGCGTGGAGCCGGACCTGCGCCGGGCCACCGAGCGCAACCACAGCGCCACGCACCTCCTGCAGGCTGCGCTGCGCCAGGTGCTGGGCGGGCACGTCAACCAGGAGGGCTCGCTGGTCGAGCCCGGGCGCCTGCGCTTCGACTTCAGCCACCCGGCCCGGCTGGAGGAGAGCGAGTTGGAGCGCGTGGAGAAGCTGGTCTTCGAGCAGATCCTGCGCGACGAGCCGGTCAGCTGCCGCGAGACCAGCCACGAGCGTGCCCTGGCCGAGGGCGTCACGGCGCTGTTCGGCGAGAAGTACGGCGACGTGGTGCGCGTGGTGCGGATGGGCGAATTCTCCGCCGAACTCTGCGGCGGCACGCACGTGGCCCGCACGGGCCAGATCGGCGCGTTCAGCATCCTCTCCGAGGGCAGCGTGGCGGCGGGCATCCGGCGCATCGAGGCCGTCACCGGCCTGCAGGCCCAGCAGCTGATGCAGCAGCAGCGCCGCACGCTGGACAGCCTGCGCGACCTGCTGGGCGCCCGGGGCTCCGACGAGCTAGAGGCGCTGGAGAAGACCCTGTCCGAGAAGAAGGACCTGCAGCGCGAGCTGCGCCGCCTGAAGGAGCAACTGGCGCTGAACAACCTGCGCGAGCAGCTGGCCGCGGCGGAATCGCCGGCGGGCATCCGCCTGTTGGCCGTGCGGGATGACGAGGCGGAGTTCGAGCTGCTCAAGGGCCGCGCCGAGCTGCTGCAGGGAAAAGAGACGGGCTTCGCCGCCCTGCTGGTCTCGGGCTTCGACAACAAGGTCTCCTTTGCCATCTCGCTCTCCGCGGAGGCCGTCCAGCAGGGCTGGAACGCCAACGCCCTGGTCAAGGAGCTGGCCCCGCTGGTGGACGGCAAGGGCG
- the purM gene encoding phosphoribosylformylglycinamidine cyclo-ligase, protein MSTYRQAGVDIDAGESLVARIKPWCARTRTAGVLGGLGLFGGFFRADFPGLAEPVLVSSVDGVGTKLKLAFQTGVHHTVGQDLVNHCVNDILACGARPLFFLDYFATGRLDVDTAAEVIRGLAQACEENGCALIGGETAEMPGFYADGEYDMSGTVVGVVDKPRLVDGARIRPGDRLLGLPSTGLHTNGYSLARHALFEQARLPLDHRLTDGHCLADALLAVHRSYLRPVQALLADVDVRGISHVTGGGLKGNTRRILPAGCDLLVDEGAWEWPALFRLIQECGQVARPEMERAFNLGIGLVLILAPEDVERAEHVLREQGEQPLRIGQVVAAGA, encoded by the coding sequence ATGAGCACCTACCGCCAGGCGGGCGTCGACATCGACGCGGGCGAATCCCTTGTGGCCCGCATCAAACCCTGGTGCGCGCGCACGCGCACGGCGGGCGTGCTGGGCGGGCTGGGCCTGTTCGGCGGCTTCTTCCGCGCCGACTTTCCAGGCCTGGCCGAGCCCGTCCTGGTCTCCAGCGTGGACGGCGTGGGCACCAAGCTGAAGCTGGCCTTCCAGACCGGCGTGCATCACACGGTGGGCCAGGATCTGGTCAACCACTGCGTCAACGACATCCTGGCCTGCGGCGCGCGTCCGCTCTTCTTCCTGGACTACTTCGCCACCGGCAGGCTGGACGTGGACACGGCCGCCGAGGTGATCCGTGGCCTGGCCCAGGCCTGCGAGGAGAACGGCTGCGCGCTCATCGGCGGCGAGACCGCCGAGATGCCCGGTTTCTACGCGGATGGTGAGTACGACATGTCGGGCACCGTCGTGGGCGTGGTGGACAAGCCGCGCCTGGTGGACGGCGCGCGCATCCGGCCTGGCGACCGGCTGCTGGGGCTGCCCTCCACGGGCCTGCACACCAACGGCTACAGCCTGGCGCGGCACGCGCTGTTCGAACAGGCCCGCCTGCCGCTGGACCACCGGCTGACAGACGGGCACTGCCTGGCGGACGCCCTGCTGGCCGTGCACCGCAGCTACCTGCGGCCGGTCCAGGCCCTGCTGGCGGACGTGGACGTGCGCGGGATCAGCCACGTCACGGGCGGCGGGCTCAAGGGCAACACGCGGCGCATCCTGCCCGCGGGCTGCGACCTGCTGGTGGACGAGGGCGCCTGGGAGTGGCCCGCGCTTTTCCGGCTGATCCAGGAATGCGGCCAGGTGGCGCGGCCGGAGATGGAGCGCGCCTTCAATCTGGGGATCGGCCTGGTGCTGATCCTGGCCCCGGAGGATGTGGAGCGCGCCGAGCACGTGCTGCGCGAACAGGGCGAGCAGCCGCTGCGCATCGGCCAGGTGGTGGCAGCCGGGGCGTAG
- a CDS encoding long-chain fatty acid--CoA ligase, whose protein sequence is MSQTLPRTLPELFLQTVERFPERVAYGIRTDRGFDTRTWAETLVQVEIVCAGLLEAGLREGDRVAILSSNRFEWMLTDMACLFAGLVVVPVYPSLPAGHVHKVLADSGARAVVVEDDRQLNKLLKHRDGLPALEKIIQLEGEGRSQDGISSFSDLQEQGEERRRNLPDEARALARARRGEDVFTYIYTSGTTGDQKGVMLTHRNILSNIAGAQERYLINEQDVFLSFLPLSHIFERLAGYYFPVSVGASVYYARDITSVGDDLPVAKPTILIAVPRLFEKIHARILENAMKGPKVKQAIFNWALSVGRSAAQRVLDGKEPGAHQRPGLWLADRLVFGKIRERTGGRMRFAVSGGAPLRRDLGEFFLSVGLQIYEGYGLTESSPVLCSNYPQNVRFGSVGKPFPGVEIILAPDGEILARGAGIMPGYYRRDEETARTVIDGWLHTGDIGQFSADGFLTITDRKKNLIVTSGGKNIAPQPIENQLLSSPLIEQVMLVGDHRNFVSALIVPNFGLLRDVLGLHEGSPPPSTQEIAAHPEVYERIDKEIQRLSKDLAPFERVRKFSVLGNEFSIETGELTPSLKIKRSYVLEKYQDVIEGMYLTSDHRDRQPA, encoded by the coding sequence ATGAGCCAGACCCTGCCCCGTACCCTGCCCGAGCTGTTCCTCCAGACGGTGGAGCGCTTCCCCGAGCGCGTGGCCTACGGCATCCGCACCGACCGTGGCTTCGACACCCGCACGTGGGCGGAGACCCTGGTCCAGGTGGAGATCGTCTGCGCCGGGCTGCTGGAGGCCGGGCTGCGGGAGGGCGACCGCGTGGCCATCTTGTCTTCCAACCGCTTCGAGTGGATGCTGACGGACATGGCCTGCCTGTTCGCCGGGCTGGTGGTGGTGCCGGTCTATCCCAGCCTGCCGGCGGGCCACGTGCACAAGGTGCTGGCCGACTCCGGCGCCCGGGCCGTGGTGGTGGAGGACGACCGGCAGCTGAACAAGCTGCTCAAGCACCGGGACGGCCTGCCGGCCCTGGAGAAGATCATCCAGCTGGAGGGCGAGGGCCGCAGCCAGGACGGCATCAGCAGCTTCTCGGATCTGCAGGAGCAGGGCGAGGAGCGGCGCCGCAACCTGCCCGACGAGGCCCGCGCCCTGGCCCGCGCCCGGCGCGGGGAGGATGTCTTCACCTACATCTATACCTCGGGCACCACGGGAGACCAGAAGGGCGTGATGCTCACGCACCGCAACATCCTCTCCAACATCGCCGGCGCCCAGGAGCGCTATCTGATCAACGAGCAGGACGTCTTCCTCTCCTTCCTGCCGCTCTCGCACATCTTCGAGCGTCTGGCCGGCTACTACTTCCCGGTCTCGGTGGGCGCCTCCGTCTACTACGCCCGGGACATCACCAGCGTGGGCGACGACCTGCCTGTGGCCAAGCCCACGATCCTGATCGCCGTGCCGCGGCTCTTCGAGAAGATCCACGCCCGGATCCTCGAGAACGCCATGAAGGGGCCCAAGGTCAAGCAGGCCATTTTCAACTGGGCGCTCAGCGTGGGTCGCAGCGCCGCCCAGCGCGTGCTGGACGGCAAGGAGCCCGGCGCGCACCAGCGGCCCGGGCTCTGGCTGGCGGACCGGCTGGTCTTCGGCAAGATCCGCGAGCGCACCGGCGGCCGGATGCGCTTCGCCGTCTCGGGCGGCGCGCCGCTGCGCCGGGACCTGGGCGAGTTCTTCCTCTCCGTTGGCCTGCAGATCTACGAGGGCTACGGCCTGACGGAGAGCAGCCCCGTGCTCTGTTCCAACTACCCGCAGAATGTGCGCTTCGGCAGCGTGGGCAAGCCCTTCCCGGGGGTGGAGATCATCCTCGCCCCCGACGGCGAGATCCTGGCTCGCGGCGCGGGCATCATGCCGGGCTACTACCGGCGCGACGAGGAGACGGCGCGCACGGTGATCGACGGCTGGCTGCACACGGGGGACATCGGCCAGTTCAGCGCGGACGGCTTCCTGACCATCACCGACCGCAAGAAGAATCTGATCGTCACCTCCGGCGGCAAGAACATCGCGCCCCAGCCCATCGAGAACCAGCTGCTGAGCAGCCCGCTCATCGAGCAGGTCATGCTGGTGGGCGACCACCGCAACTTTGTCAGCGCCCTGATCGTGCCCAACTTCGGCCTGCTGCGCGACGTATTGGGCCTGCACGAGGGCTCGCCGCCGCCCTCCACCCAGGAGATCGCCGCCCACCCGGAGGTCTACGAGCGCATCGACAAGGAGATCCAGCGCCTGAGCAAGGACCTGGCGCCCTTCGAGCGCGTGCGCAAGTTCAGCGTGCTGGGCAACGAATTCTCCATCGAGACCGGCGAGCTGACGCCTTCGCTGAAGATCAAACGCTCCTACGTGCTGGAGAAATACCAGGACGTCATCGAGGGCATGTACCTGACCAGCGACCACCGCGACCGCCAACCGGCTTGA